One genomic window of Syngnathus acus chromosome 11, fSynAcu1.2, whole genome shotgun sequence includes the following:
- the LOC119130304 gene encoding nucleolin 2-like isoform X2, translating to MERRVTLRKSSGKDNSTSDDDAPLSDLAVKQPKKEKQSTEDAHSSNAEDKSDDEPLIKMKTKKKENRLPPFHGRKPKNAADDSSDNGPLVKANVPTKAGKKFTTPPKKSAQPKKKKDVLDEDASSDDEPLNIIAKKLKAQQKENMPAGTSAQATEATSKRNAAKKRVKYKESSNESSDDDPVAAIMRKKAIASRQKTPAAKNSKKTRAKRASVAQRDDSSDDVGDGDDHDVPLVNVIAKPTKPAEDKKKGAKKSGVAQGSASKKRRAGQSDESSGDEALINLVKKSQTEKKTKLKKQPSAPKKRTATPKAGKKKATAGASSDDEPLTEAIKHPQVTKTLRIKLERCEIKEAAVVAATASQAEWRLAKQPSEKLEESSE from the exons atggagcgcCGCGTCACGCTACGTAAGTCTTCAG GCAAGGACAACTCCACCTCTGATGACGACGCTCCCCTCTCGGATCTCGCGGTGAAGCAACCCAAAAAGGAGAAACAGTCCACTGAGGACGCGCACAGCTCCAACGCCGAAGACAAGAGCG ATGATGAGCCGCTGATTAAGatgaagacaaagaagaaggaaaacagACTACCCCCGTTTCATGGCAGAAAACCCAAGAATGCAG CGGACGACAGTTCCGACAACGGTCCTCTGGTGAAAGCCAACGTGCCAACCAAAGCTGGCAAGAAGTTCACAACACCACCCAAGAAATCAGCTCaaccaaagaagaagaaag ATGTTCTAGATGAGGATGCGAGTTCGGATGACGAGCCTCTGAACATCATCGCCAAGAAGCTGAAGGCGCAGCAGAAGGAAAACATGCCGGCGGGGACCTCCGCTCAAGCCACCGAGGCCACATCCAAAAGGAATGCTGCCAAGAAAAGAg TGAAATACAAAGAGTCTTCCAACGAGAGCTCGGACGATGACCCGGTGGCGGCCATCATGAGGAAGAAGGCCATCGCCAGTCGGCAGAAAACGCCCGCTGCCAAAAACAGCAAGAAAACCAGAGCTAAGCGCGCCAGCGTCGCGcagcgag ACGACAGCTCCGACGACGTCGGCGATGGTGACGATCATGATGTCCCCCTGGTGAACGTCATCGCCAAGCCGACCAAGCCGGCGGAGGACAAGAAAAAGGGAGCAAAAAAGAGCGGCGTGGCACAAGGCAGTGCTTCGAAAAAGAGGCGAG CAGGTCAGTCTGACGAGAGCTCGGGTGACGAGGCCCTCATCAATCTGGTGAAGAAATCCCAAACGGAGAAAAAGACCAAGCTGAAGAAACAGCCCTCGGCTCCCAAGAAGCGAACTGCCACTCCCAAAGCCGGCAAGAAGAAGGCAACGGCAG GCGCCAGCTCAGATGACGAGCCCTTGACGGAAGCCATCAAACACCCTCAGGTGACCAAAACGCTCCGCATCAAGCTAGAGAGGTGCGAGATTAAGGAAGCTGCTGTCGTCGCCGCCACGGCAAGTCAAGCAG AATGGCGGCTGGCCAAACAGCCAAGCGAGAAGCTGGAGGAGAGTTCTGAGTAA
- the LOC119130396 gene encoding fibrinogen C domain-containing protein 1-like — translation MNLDGGGWTVIQRRKDGSVDFFRGWNDYRKGFGDLAGEHWLGLQNIHALTASGAYQLRIDFTLFDGRNYYALYDDFSVGRNSLDPEKDGYPLLVSGYSGNAGDKFTYHSGMKFTTKDRDQDNWDTFDCANDRKGAWWYNECAECNLNGLYKATGTCDDSNAVWYELGPSFYTCLRFVEMKIRPRK, via the exons ATGAACCTGGACGGGGGAGGCTGGACC gtgATCCAGAGGAGAAAGGACGGCTCCGTCGACTTCTTTCGGGGTTGGAACGACTATCGAAAGGGCTTTGGAGACCTCGCCGGAGAGCACTGGCTCG GCCTGCAAAACATCCACGCTCTGACGGCCTCGGGCGCTTACCAGTTGCGGATCGACTTCACCCTATTCGACGGCCGCAATTACTACGCTCTCTACGACGACTTCTCGGTGGGCCGGAACTCGCTGGACCCCGAGAAGGACGGCTACCCGCTGCTTGTGAGCGGCTACTCTGGAAACGCAG GCGATAAATTCACCTACCATTCTGGGATGAAGTTCACCACCAAAGACCGCGACCAAGACAACTGGGATACTTTCGATTGCGCCAATGACCGGAAGGGCGCTTGGTGGTACAACGAGTGTGCCGAGTGCAACCTGAACGGGTTGTACAAGGCAACCGGCACCTGCGACGATAGCAATGCAGTCTGGTATGAGTTGGGGCCATCATTTTATACCTGCCTGAGATTCGTGGAGATGAAGATCCGGCCCAGAAAGTGA
- the LOC119130150 gene encoding lysine-specific histone demethylase 1B isoform X2, with protein MLSDADYPGNGSGARRAKRKSSGESPGDSQALRSSGRQTNVRVKRANNPPPGQSKRKATDTEEEDDQSEKKYRKCEKAGCSATYPVCFASASERCAKNGYTSRWYHLSCGEHFCNECFDHYYRSHKDGYDIFSAWKKAWTSNGKSEPSLKAFMADQQLPYWVQCTQPDCRKWRQLTKEIQLTSSLAAMYRCGMKINNVKSEGPDQCSQPEDLRVAEVTDSWWHSMLILPPLFKDSPATPFLAAYYPDCVGMSPSGSPGGASLSELKADHCRAAQPQIAGLCPYFQPFYQPNECGKALCVRPDMMELDELYEFPEFSRDPTMYLALRNLILASWHKNCKEVLTVQKCVLHVVVRGLVRVSCVQEMERVLHFMTRKGLINTGVLAVQRPLLPEKYRAENVIVIGAGASGLAAARQLHNFGTQVLVLEARERIGGRVWDDTTLGVVVGRGAQIVNGCVNNPVALMCEQMGVGMHKLGERCELFQEGGLATDPAIDKRMEFHFNAILDVVAEWRKDKSQSQDMPLGEKVQELKKNFLQESGIQFSELEEKVLQFHLSNLEYACGSSLNQVSARSWDHNEFFAQFSGDHTLLTKGYGTLLQKLAEGLDIRKNCPVKTIDYSGDFVRVTCSNGSQWTAKKVLVTVPLTLLQKNFIQFVPPLPERKVKAIHSLGAGIIEKIALKFPYRFWDNKVQGADYFGHIPPTPDKRGMFTVFYDMDPQGKQAVLMSVIAGDAVAAVLDMQDMDVAGECMKVLRELFKEQEVPEPLHFLVTHWSKDTWSQMSYSFVKMGGSGEAYDIIAEDIQGKLFFAGEATNRHFPQTVTGAYLSGVREASKMAAP; from the exons ATGCTGTCGGACGCAG ACTACCCCGGCAACGGCTCTGGGGCACGGCGAGCCAAGAGAAAGAGCTCTGGGGAGTCTCCAGGCGACAGCCAGGCCCTGCGATCATCCGGGAGGCAAACTAACGTCCGGGTGAAACGGGCCAATAATCCTCCACCTGGACAG AGCAAAAGAAAAGCGACGGACACCGAAGAGGAAGACGACCAGTCAGAGAAGAAATACAGGAAGTGTGAGAAGGCAGGGTGCTCGGCCACGTATCCCGTCTGTTTTGCAAGCGCTTCTGAAAG GTGTGCGAAAAATGGATATACGTCACGCTGGTACCATCTGTCCTGCGGCGAGCACTTTTGCAACGAGTGCTTCGATCATTACTACCGAAG TCACAAAGACGGCTACGATATTTTTTCCGCCTGGAAAAAAGCGTGGACGAGTAACGGCAAAAGCGAGCCTAGCCTCAAAGCCTTCATGGCGGACCAGCAGCTTCCCTATTGG GTGCAGTGCACCCAACCCGACTGCAGGAAGTGGCGCCAGCTGACTAAGGAGATCCAGCTTACCTCCTCACTGGCAGCCATGTACCGCTGCGGGATGAAGATCAATAATGTCAAG AGCGAAGGCCCCGACCAGTGCTCCCAGCCAGAAGACCTG AGAGTGGCGGAGGTGACGGACAGCTGGTGGCACTCGATGCTCATTTTGCCGCCGTTGTTCAAAGACAGCCCGGCCACGCCCTTCCTGGCCGCCTACTATCCCGACTGCGTGGGGATGAGTCCTTCCGGTTCTCCCGGCGGCGCCTCGCTGAGCGAGCTGAAGGCCGACCACTGCAGAGCCGCCCAGCCCCAAA TCGCAGGCTTGTGTCCGTACTTCCAGCCTTTCTACCAGCCCAACGAGTGCGGCAAGGCTCTGTGCGTCAGGCCCGACATGATGGAACTGGACGAGCTTTACGAATTCCCCGAGTTCTCCCGCGATCCCACCATGTATTTGGCGCTGCGTAATCTCATTTTGGCCTCCTGGCACAAAAACTGCAAG GAGGTGCTGACGGTACAGAAGTGCGTCCTCCACGTGGTGGTGCGCGGGCTGGTACGTGTGAGCTGTGTGCAGGAGATGGAGCGCGTCCTCCATTTCATGACCCGCAAGGGCCTTATCAACACAGGGGTGCTGGCGGTCCAGCGCCCTCTGCTGCCCGAGAAGTATCGTGCG GAGAACGTCATCGTGATCGGCGCGGGGGCCTCGGGGCTCGCCGCCGCTCGCCAGCTGCACAACTTTGGCACGCAG GTGTTGGTGTTGGAGGCCCGTGAGAGAATCGGAGGTCGCGTGTGGGACGACACGACGCTGGGCGTCGTCGTGGGTCGGGGCGCTCAGATCGTCAACGGTTGCGTGAATAACCCGGTCGCTCTGATGTGCGAGCAG ATGGGCGTCGGCATGCACAAACTGGGCGAGCGCTGCGAGCTGTTTCAGGAGGGCGGGCTGGCCACCGATCCAGCCATCGACAAGCGCATGGAGTTCCACTTCAACGCCATTCTAGACGTGGTGGCCGAGTGGAGGAAAGACAAATCGCAAAGCCAAGACATGCCGCTCGGAG aaaAAGTGCAggagcttaaaaaaaactttcttcaGGAGTCTGGCATCCAATTCAGTGAGTTGGAGGAAAAAGTGCTTCAGTTCCACCTCAGCAACCTGGAGTACGCCTGCGGTAGCTCTTTAAACCAG GTTTCCGCCAGATCGTGGGATCACAACGAATTCTTCGCGCAGTTCTCGGGAGACCACACGCTGCTCACCAAAGGCTACGGCACGCTGCTCCAAAAACTAGCCGAAGGCTTGGACATCCGCAAAAACTGCCCG GTGAAGACCATTGACTACTCAGGCGATTTTGTCCGAGTGACTTGCTCCAATGGATCCCAGTGGACAGCAAAGAAg GTTCTGGTTACAGTGCCGCTGACCTTGCTGCAAAAGAATTTTATCCAGTTTGTCCCACCGCTTCCCGAGAGGAAAGTCAAAGCCATCCACAGTCTGGGAGCAGGCATCATAGAGAAG ATCGCCCTGAAGTTCCCGTACAGATTCTGGGACAACAAGGTCCAAGGAGCCGACTACTTTGGTCACATCCCGCCCACTCCCGACAAGCGAGGCATGTTCACTGTCTTCTACGACATGGACCCAcag GGAAAGCAGGCCGTGCTCATGTCCGTCATCGCCGGGGATGCCGTCGCCGCCGTGCTGGACATGCAGGACATGGATGTAGCGGGCGAGTGCATGAAAGTTCTGCGAGAACTTTTCAAGGAGCAG GAGGTTCCAGAGCCTCTGCATTTCTTGGTTACACACTGGAGCAAAGATACCTGGTCGCAAATGTCCTACAGCTTCGTGAAGATGGGCGGAAGCGGCGAGGCCTATGATATCATCGCCGAGGACATTCAGGGGAAATTGTTCTTCGCCGGCGAG gccACCAACCGACACTTCCCTCAAACCGTGACCGGCGCCTACCTGAGCGGGGTCCGAGAGGCCAGCAAGATGGCCGCTCCCTGA
- the LOC119130304 gene encoding nucleolin 2-like isoform X3 has translation MERRVTLRKDNSTSDDDAPLSDLAVKQPKKEKQSTEDAHSSNAEDKSDDEPLIKMKTKKKENRLPPFHGRKPKNAADDSSDNGPLVKANVPTKAGKKFTTPPKKSAQPKKKKDVLDEDASSDDEPLNIIAKKLKAQQKENMPAGTSAQATEATSKRNAAKKRVKYKESSNESSDDDPVAAIMRKKAIASRQKTPAAKNSKKTRAKRASVAQRDDSSDDVGDGDDHDVPLVNVIAKPTKPAEDKKKGAKKSGVAQGSASKKRREAGQSDESSGDEALINLVKKSQTEKKTKLKKQPSAPKKRTATPKAGKKKATAGASSDDEPLTEAIKHPQVTKTLRIKLERCEIKEAAVVAATASQAEWRLAKQPSEKLEESSE, from the exons atggagcgcCGCGTCACGCTAC GCAAGGACAACTCCACCTCTGATGACGACGCTCCCCTCTCGGATCTCGCGGTGAAGCAACCCAAAAAGGAGAAACAGTCCACTGAGGACGCGCACAGCTCCAACGCCGAAGACAAGAGCG ATGATGAGCCGCTGATTAAGatgaagacaaagaagaaggaaaacagACTACCCCCGTTTCATGGCAGAAAACCCAAGAATGCAG CGGACGACAGTTCCGACAACGGTCCTCTGGTGAAAGCCAACGTGCCAACCAAAGCTGGCAAGAAGTTCACAACACCACCCAAGAAATCAGCTCaaccaaagaagaagaaag ATGTTCTAGATGAGGATGCGAGTTCGGATGACGAGCCTCTGAACATCATCGCCAAGAAGCTGAAGGCGCAGCAGAAGGAAAACATGCCGGCGGGGACCTCCGCTCAAGCCACCGAGGCCACATCCAAAAGGAATGCTGCCAAGAAAAGAg TGAAATACAAAGAGTCTTCCAACGAGAGCTCGGACGATGACCCGGTGGCGGCCATCATGAGGAAGAAGGCCATCGCCAGTCGGCAGAAAACGCCCGCTGCCAAAAACAGCAAGAAAACCAGAGCTAAGCGCGCCAGCGTCGCGcagcgag ACGACAGCTCCGACGACGTCGGCGATGGTGACGATCATGATGTCCCCCTGGTGAACGTCATCGCCAAGCCGACCAAGCCGGCGGAGGACAAGAAAAAGGGAGCAAAAAAGAGCGGCGTGGCACAAGGCAGTGCTTCGAAAAAGAGGCGAG AAGCAGGTCAGTCTGACGAGAGCTCGGGTGACGAGGCCCTCATCAATCTGGTGAAGAAATCCCAAACGGAGAAAAAGACCAAGCTGAAGAAACAGCCCTCGGCTCCCAAGAAGCGAACTGCCACTCCCAAAGCCGGCAAGAAGAAGGCAACGGCAG GCGCCAGCTCAGATGACGAGCCCTTGACGGAAGCCATCAAACACCCTCAGGTGACCAAAACGCTCCGCATCAAGCTAGAGAGGTGCGAGATTAAGGAAGCTGCTGTCGTCGCCGCCACGGCAAGTCAAGCAG AATGGCGGCTGGCCAAACAGCCAAGCGAGAAGCTGGAGGAGAGTTCTGAGTAA
- the LOC119130304 gene encoding nucleolin 2-like isoform X1, producing MERRVTLRKSSGKDNSTSDDDAPLSDLAVKQPKKEKQSTEDAHSSNAEDKSDDEPLIKMKTKKKENRLPPFHGRKPKNAADDSSDNGPLVKANVPTKAGKKFTTPPKKSAQPKKKKDVLDEDASSDDEPLNIIAKKLKAQQKENMPAGTSAQATEATSKRNAAKKRVKYKESSNESSDDDPVAAIMRKKAIASRQKTPAAKNSKKTRAKRASVAQRDDSSDDVGDGDDHDVPLVNVIAKPTKPAEDKKKGAKKSGVAQGSASKKRREAGQSDESSGDEALINLVKKSQTEKKTKLKKQPSAPKKRTATPKAGKKKATAGASSDDEPLTEAIKHPQVTKTLRIKLERCEIKEAAVVAATASQAEWRLAKQPSEKLEESSE from the exons atggagcgcCGCGTCACGCTACGTAAGTCTTCAG GCAAGGACAACTCCACCTCTGATGACGACGCTCCCCTCTCGGATCTCGCGGTGAAGCAACCCAAAAAGGAGAAACAGTCCACTGAGGACGCGCACAGCTCCAACGCCGAAGACAAGAGCG ATGATGAGCCGCTGATTAAGatgaagacaaagaagaaggaaaacagACTACCCCCGTTTCATGGCAGAAAACCCAAGAATGCAG CGGACGACAGTTCCGACAACGGTCCTCTGGTGAAAGCCAACGTGCCAACCAAAGCTGGCAAGAAGTTCACAACACCACCCAAGAAATCAGCTCaaccaaagaagaagaaag ATGTTCTAGATGAGGATGCGAGTTCGGATGACGAGCCTCTGAACATCATCGCCAAGAAGCTGAAGGCGCAGCAGAAGGAAAACATGCCGGCGGGGACCTCCGCTCAAGCCACCGAGGCCACATCCAAAAGGAATGCTGCCAAGAAAAGAg TGAAATACAAAGAGTCTTCCAACGAGAGCTCGGACGATGACCCGGTGGCGGCCATCATGAGGAAGAAGGCCATCGCCAGTCGGCAGAAAACGCCCGCTGCCAAAAACAGCAAGAAAACCAGAGCTAAGCGCGCCAGCGTCGCGcagcgag ACGACAGCTCCGACGACGTCGGCGATGGTGACGATCATGATGTCCCCCTGGTGAACGTCATCGCCAAGCCGACCAAGCCGGCGGAGGACAAGAAAAAGGGAGCAAAAAAGAGCGGCGTGGCACAAGGCAGTGCTTCGAAAAAGAGGCGAG AAGCAGGTCAGTCTGACGAGAGCTCGGGTGACGAGGCCCTCATCAATCTGGTGAAGAAATCCCAAACGGAGAAAAAGACCAAGCTGAAGAAACAGCCCTCGGCTCCCAAGAAGCGAACTGCCACTCCCAAAGCCGGCAAGAAGAAGGCAACGGCAG GCGCCAGCTCAGATGACGAGCCCTTGACGGAAGCCATCAAACACCCTCAGGTGACCAAAACGCTCCGCATCAAGCTAGAGAGGTGCGAGATTAAGGAAGCTGCTGTCGTCGCCGCCACGGCAAGTCAAGCAG AATGGCGGCTGGCCAAACAGCCAAGCGAGAAGCTGGAGGAGAGTTCTGAGTAA
- the LOC119130150 gene encoding lysine-specific histone demethylase 1B isoform X1 translates to MLSDADYPGNGSGARRAKRKSSGESPGDSQALRSSGRQTNVRVKRANNPPPGQSKRKATDTEEEDDQSEKKYRKCEKAGCSATYPVCFASASERCAKNGYTSRWYHLSCGEHFCNECFDHYYRSHKDGYDIFSAWKKAWTSNGKSEPSLKAFMADQQLPYWVQCTQPDCRKWRQLTKEIQLTSSLAAMYRCGMKINNVKSEGPDQCSQPEDLRVAEVTDSWWHSMLILPPLFKDSPATPFLAAYYPDCVGMSPSGSPGGASLSELKADHCRAAQPQSTYARTLSSLASSESSAVTFALCSVAGLCPYFQPFYQPNECGKALCVRPDMMELDELYEFPEFSRDPTMYLALRNLILASWHKNCKEVLTVQKCVLHVVVRGLVRVSCVQEMERVLHFMTRKGLINTGVLAVQRPLLPEKYRAENVIVIGAGASGLAAARQLHNFGTQVLVLEARERIGGRVWDDTTLGVVVGRGAQIVNGCVNNPVALMCEQMGVGMHKLGERCELFQEGGLATDPAIDKRMEFHFNAILDVVAEWRKDKSQSQDMPLGEKVQELKKNFLQESGIQFSELEEKVLQFHLSNLEYACGSSLNQVSARSWDHNEFFAQFSGDHTLLTKGYGTLLQKLAEGLDIRKNCPVKTIDYSGDFVRVTCSNGSQWTAKKVLVTVPLTLLQKNFIQFVPPLPERKVKAIHSLGAGIIEKIALKFPYRFWDNKVQGADYFGHIPPTPDKRGMFTVFYDMDPQGKQAVLMSVIAGDAVAAVLDMQDMDVAGECMKVLRELFKEQEVPEPLHFLVTHWSKDTWSQMSYSFVKMGGSGEAYDIIAEDIQGKLFFAGEATNRHFPQTVTGAYLSGVREASKMAAP, encoded by the exons ATGCTGTCGGACGCAG ACTACCCCGGCAACGGCTCTGGGGCACGGCGAGCCAAGAGAAAGAGCTCTGGGGAGTCTCCAGGCGACAGCCAGGCCCTGCGATCATCCGGGAGGCAAACTAACGTCCGGGTGAAACGGGCCAATAATCCTCCACCTGGACAG AGCAAAAGAAAAGCGACGGACACCGAAGAGGAAGACGACCAGTCAGAGAAGAAATACAGGAAGTGTGAGAAGGCAGGGTGCTCGGCCACGTATCCCGTCTGTTTTGCAAGCGCTTCTGAAAG GTGTGCGAAAAATGGATATACGTCACGCTGGTACCATCTGTCCTGCGGCGAGCACTTTTGCAACGAGTGCTTCGATCATTACTACCGAAG TCACAAAGACGGCTACGATATTTTTTCCGCCTGGAAAAAAGCGTGGACGAGTAACGGCAAAAGCGAGCCTAGCCTCAAAGCCTTCATGGCGGACCAGCAGCTTCCCTATTGG GTGCAGTGCACCCAACCCGACTGCAGGAAGTGGCGCCAGCTGACTAAGGAGATCCAGCTTACCTCCTCACTGGCAGCCATGTACCGCTGCGGGATGAAGATCAATAATGTCAAG AGCGAAGGCCCCGACCAGTGCTCCCAGCCAGAAGACCTG AGAGTGGCGGAGGTGACGGACAGCTGGTGGCACTCGATGCTCATTTTGCCGCCGTTGTTCAAAGACAGCCCGGCCACGCCCTTCCTGGCCGCCTACTATCCCGACTGCGTGGGGATGAGTCCTTCCGGTTCTCCCGGCGGCGCCTCGCTGAGCGAGCTGAAGGCCGACCACTGCAGAGCCGCCCAGCCCCAAAGTACATATGCGCGGACATTGTCGTCATTGGCTTCCTCTGAGTCGTCTGCGGTGACCTTTGCCCTCTGCTCAGTCGCAGGCTTGTGTCCGTACTTCCAGCCTTTCTACCAGCCCAACGAGTGCGGCAAGGCTCTGTGCGTCAGGCCCGACATGATGGAACTGGACGAGCTTTACGAATTCCCCGAGTTCTCCCGCGATCCCACCATGTATTTGGCGCTGCGTAATCTCATTTTGGCCTCCTGGCACAAAAACTGCAAG GAGGTGCTGACGGTACAGAAGTGCGTCCTCCACGTGGTGGTGCGCGGGCTGGTACGTGTGAGCTGTGTGCAGGAGATGGAGCGCGTCCTCCATTTCATGACCCGCAAGGGCCTTATCAACACAGGGGTGCTGGCGGTCCAGCGCCCTCTGCTGCCCGAGAAGTATCGTGCG GAGAACGTCATCGTGATCGGCGCGGGGGCCTCGGGGCTCGCCGCCGCTCGCCAGCTGCACAACTTTGGCACGCAG GTGTTGGTGTTGGAGGCCCGTGAGAGAATCGGAGGTCGCGTGTGGGACGACACGACGCTGGGCGTCGTCGTGGGTCGGGGCGCTCAGATCGTCAACGGTTGCGTGAATAACCCGGTCGCTCTGATGTGCGAGCAG ATGGGCGTCGGCATGCACAAACTGGGCGAGCGCTGCGAGCTGTTTCAGGAGGGCGGGCTGGCCACCGATCCAGCCATCGACAAGCGCATGGAGTTCCACTTCAACGCCATTCTAGACGTGGTGGCCGAGTGGAGGAAAGACAAATCGCAAAGCCAAGACATGCCGCTCGGAG aaaAAGTGCAggagcttaaaaaaaactttcttcaGGAGTCTGGCATCCAATTCAGTGAGTTGGAGGAAAAAGTGCTTCAGTTCCACCTCAGCAACCTGGAGTACGCCTGCGGTAGCTCTTTAAACCAG GTTTCCGCCAGATCGTGGGATCACAACGAATTCTTCGCGCAGTTCTCGGGAGACCACACGCTGCTCACCAAAGGCTACGGCACGCTGCTCCAAAAACTAGCCGAAGGCTTGGACATCCGCAAAAACTGCCCG GTGAAGACCATTGACTACTCAGGCGATTTTGTCCGAGTGACTTGCTCCAATGGATCCCAGTGGACAGCAAAGAAg GTTCTGGTTACAGTGCCGCTGACCTTGCTGCAAAAGAATTTTATCCAGTTTGTCCCACCGCTTCCCGAGAGGAAAGTCAAAGCCATCCACAGTCTGGGAGCAGGCATCATAGAGAAG ATCGCCCTGAAGTTCCCGTACAGATTCTGGGACAACAAGGTCCAAGGAGCCGACTACTTTGGTCACATCCCGCCCACTCCCGACAAGCGAGGCATGTTCACTGTCTTCTACGACATGGACCCAcag GGAAAGCAGGCCGTGCTCATGTCCGTCATCGCCGGGGATGCCGTCGCCGCCGTGCTGGACATGCAGGACATGGATGTAGCGGGCGAGTGCATGAAAGTTCTGCGAGAACTTTTCAAGGAGCAG GAGGTTCCAGAGCCTCTGCATTTCTTGGTTACACACTGGAGCAAAGATACCTGGTCGCAAATGTCCTACAGCTTCGTGAAGATGGGCGGAAGCGGCGAGGCCTATGATATCATCGCCGAGGACATTCAGGGGAAATTGTTCTTCGCCGGCGAG gccACCAACCGACACTTCCCTCAAACCGTGACCGGCGCCTACCTGAGCGGGGTCCGAGAGGCCAGCAAGATGGCCGCTCCCTGA